The following proteins are co-located in the Terriglobales bacterium genome:
- a CDS encoding radical SAM protein, with protein GMALAVARNYDPFQTTTHFTIFSLLKKFDKGFGVSKKAQKGGYGNVTGQRTLADIERRRQDRWNILFIAGMWFQDLWNYDFRRTEQCIIPYATQEGEISFCAYNTGIGWRNIIEKMHMTASLTKWYDEHGRHEIFAGGKRVNIQTPEERFLRLNRELITEKEQDDLDKLGIAKTARDEKIRARDARQQADPAYHARMAKLYRQVVLKEEPDQAAAFVPVNNLIAPATAAPAPPKPVEEPVAGD; from the coding sequence GGGCATGGCCCTGGCGGTGGCGCGCAACTACGATCCGTTCCAGACCACCACCCACTTCACCATTTTCTCGCTGCTGAAGAAGTTCGATAAGGGTTTCGGAGTCTCGAAGAAGGCGCAGAAGGGCGGCTACGGCAACGTGACCGGGCAGCGCACCCTTGCCGACATCGAGCGCCGTCGCCAGGACCGCTGGAACATCCTGTTCATCGCCGGCATGTGGTTCCAGGACCTGTGGAACTACGACTTCCGCCGCACCGAGCAGTGCATCATCCCCTACGCCACGCAGGAGGGCGAGATCAGCTTCTGCGCCTACAACACCGGCATCGGCTGGCGCAACATCATCGAGAAGATGCACATGACCGCCAGCCTCACCAAGTGGTACGACGAGCATGGGCGGCACGAGATCTTCGCCGGGGGCAAGCGCGTCAACATCCAGACCCCGGAGGAGAGGTTCCTGCGGCTCAACCGCGAGCTGATCACGGAGAAGGAGCAGGACGACCTGGACAAGCTGGGCATCGCCAAGACCGCGCGCGACGAGAAGATCCGCGCCCGCGACGCCCGCCAGCAGGCCGATCCCGCGTACCACGCCCGCATGGCCAAGCTCTACCGCCAGGTGGTGCTCAAGGAAGAGCCCGATCAGGCCGCTGCCTTCGTGCCGGTGAACAACCTCATCGCTCCGGCCACGGCGGCTCCCGCGCCGCCCAAGCCGGTGGAGGAGCCGGTCGCCGGCGACTAG